In Dysgonomonadaceae bacterium PH5-43, the sequence TCTAATATGCATATTACAAAGGTTTAAACTAAATAAGATTTAGCGCAAATATAGAAAATAAAAACTAATATAATAGGAAACTTATCAATAGAAATTATTTTTTAGGTTTCATAAACACTTCCTTGTTTCTTTCCTCGAAGTTAGTTAATGTGTTGAAATGCAGTGTGTTTGTTGTTGAGTGCTTTCCCTTTTTTCCTCTCTGCCTTTAATATGTATTTTATAACTTAATACATTTGCGAGGTCTAAATTTTTTATAATTAAAACATTTTCAATAATGAGAAAGAAAGAAATTACTTTAAGATTTATAATGGTAATAGGATTATCATTATTTACGCTTTCCTTATGGGCGCAAACTCTCACTATAAACAACTGGGAGTTTAAGTACGAAACATCTGGAACAGGTTTAACGCTTACCGAAGTTGTTACGTCGGGTAACGAATTTTTAGAAATACCATCATCGGTAACAGTAGACGAACAGTCTTTTACTATTGTGGGTATTTCAAAAGAGCTTTTCAAAGACAATTTGGCTTTAGAGCGTATGAGTATTCCGGCATCTTTTATTAATACAACTTGGAATACATTTGTTATAAGTGATAAACCTCAAAATGGTAGTCCTATAGCATTAGGCACTGAACAAACTGTTATAGATACAGACCAATGGACTATTGAAGCTGTTGTTAATACGGGAGGAAAGGCTTTAAATCAGTGGGGGACAGCCCTCCTTGCTACAGGAGTTTCTCCCATTGAGAATAGCTATCCTAATGGCTTTCAAATTTGGGCAGATAATGGAACTGATAATAATAGCGGTAACATCAAAATTAAATATGGTGGGTCTACGCAGGTTTTCGATAACGTTAAATTATTGCCAGGCGGAACTAATGATATTACCATTTCTTTAACTTACAATGGAACCAAGTATATAGCTACAGTATCTACAGACGGAAATACTTCTACAAAGGAAATTACATTGGGTTATAAACCTAATTTTACTCATTTATCAAGTGCTATATCTTCAGAAGGAACGTTTTCTGAGTTAGAAATTTACAAGACGGTTACTCGAAACTTTTTAGATGAGTCTAATAGTAAGTTGAAATATATTACTGTTCATAAAGATAACCCTATGTGGTCTTCTAACAATGGTTCTTTATATAACAAAGCGGGTAATAAATTATTCCTTGATTTAAGTGCCGTAAACACACCAACTGAAGAAGTTATAACAATAGATAATTGGAGTTTTAATTACGAAACTTTAGGTAAAAATCTTATCTTAACGAATGTGGTAACTTCTGGTAATACTACTCTAACAATTCCTGCAACAGTAGATATTAACAATGTTACTTATACTATAAAGGCATTAAAAGAAAATCTTTTCAAAGATAATACAACTCTTAAGCATATTTCTATCCCTGCATCTGTTGTTAGTTTGGGAAGCAACTCAACTACAGAATCTTACGAAACTCTTGCGAAAAGTGATTTCCCTCTTACATTAACAAATCCTATAGTCGCTTCTGATGAGTGGAAAGTTAAAGCAATAGTAAGTACAGCTGGGGAATATGGCAGCAACTGGGGGACAGCCCTATTGGCTACTGGATCAGAGCCAGTAACAACAGAGGATTTCACAGGAGGCTTTCAGATTTGGTTAAATAATGGAACAAATAATAGTGAGGGTACTATTGTACATAAATATGGAAGTGGAACTTCTAAAGAAACTTTTTCTGATGATATAATTGTGAAAAATAGATTCACTGATGATATTGCATTAGAAGTGTCGTATAGCGGAGGCTTTTATAATGTAGCAGTTGCTGCATTAGCTAAAAAGCTAATCAAGTTTAGAGAAAGCTCTTTTGATGGTTTTAATATATTGTCGACTTCTATAACATCTGCTGGCAAAGTATCGCAATTAGAAATATCTAAGTTTAGTTTTCCTACAACACCTACAAGTCTAAGTTTAGCATCTACATTAGAGAGCATAACTATTGATGCTGAAAATACGAAATATTATTCTCTTAATGGTAATCTATATGATGAAGAAGGTACTTTATTATTGGCTCGGACTTCTATTTGGAACGGAAACGAATCTACAGATTGGACAGAAACTTCTAACTGGGAAGCAGGCGTTGCACCAACCGAGTTATCTTCAGTTATTATTTCAGCCAATACCTCTAATGTTGTAACTATCCCTTCAGGTATTACTATAGCAAAACTTACAATGAAAGAAGGAGCTAAAGCGATAGTTAATGGCAGTATCACTGTTTCAGGGTCTATTAATGTAGAAGTATCGCCAGTTGCCAACAGATGGTATCCTGTGGGTTTCCCATTTGAAATAAGCGGAGTTTATCATTACGGATTTGAAGAGGGTGAAGAGTTGTTAATACCTTACGAAGCATCTACTGGTGGTGATTATTGGTTGAAAAAGTATGAAGAAGAGGAGTTTAAGTATACACAAAACTATAGTGCTGGCAATGGATACATAATTCAATATCCTGAATATTTCAGTACAGCTACTCTTCCTGTGATTTATACTTCAACGTCAAATATCACTCTAAATGTATCAAGCGAAGCAACAATAGTTCCTTCAAAAGATAATTCGTATGAGTTAAAAGCTAATCCTACTCTTAACACGATTACAGTTAAATCAGAAAATGAAACTTATTACTACAAATACGAAGCTAATGGTAATCTTTTTAGAAGAGTAGAAAATAATGCAACTGCTGAAATAGCTCCTTTTGAGTCGGTGGTTGTTGTAAAAAAAGCAAGTGTATTAAAATCAATCATAAGTGATGGCGACCTTACAAATTTAGAAGATGTAAACATCTCGAATGATGAGGTTGTAAGAACTCAATACTTCAATCTTCAAGGAGTGGAGATAAAAGAACCTTCAGACAAAAAAGCGGGAGTAATTATCGTAAAACAAACGATGAAATCAGGAATTATTAATACTATAAAAGAAATAAAATGAAAAAGAAATTTATAATAATAACAGTGTTTAGTATCGTGATGTCTTGTCAGATTTTTGCTCAAGACATATTCAGAGAAAAAACAGATAATTGGACAAAGAGAGAAGTTGCTACAGACCGAGCTAATCTTATTAATGCAAATACTAATCCTACAAATGGAGACCCTAAAGTTACTCCAATAGGTGATGCTTGGTTACTTGTTTTGGGATTAGCAGGAATTTATACTACTATAAAAATTCGTAAGAGGGGACTCTTGATCCTTAAATAAGATTAGTTGTAATTAAAGAGACTATAATAATATTGAATACTATTCAGTGTTATTATGGTCTCTTTTTTGCCTAAATAGTTACTATTCAGCCATTCGATTGCTTTATTGAATTATTGAAAGCAACGACTATGTCTATTACGAAATTTGTCGCTTTGCCTAAACTCTTCCTATCCCCGTAGGCAACGCTTTGCTCGCCGTACGGCTATGGAAGTTTTACCCAGTTGGGTAGTACCAACTTTTAGCTTTTAGTTTTTAGCTTTTAACTTGTGCGAAGCACACAAAAATGCAAAGCTTCACTTAGGGTCGTCTCTCTTAGTAGAGACCCCTTCTCTCTCTTAGTAGATAGGCGAGGTCTCTCTACTAAGAACGACGGGGTGTCTTAAGTATAAAGACGGGGAAGTTCTACTAAGAGCGGCATCGGGTATCTACTAAGAAACAGCTCGCCTATCTACTAACAAAGGCGAG encodes:
- a CDS encoding hypothetical protein (product_source=Hypo-rule applied; superfamily=51225,54523; transmembrane_helix_parts=Inside_1_6,TMhelix_7_29,Outside_30_894), which encodes MRKKEITLRFIMVIGLSLFTLSLWAQTLTINNWEFKYETSGTGLTLTEVVTSGNEFLEIPSSVTVDEQSFTIVGISKELFKDNLALERMSIPASFINTTWNTFVISDKPQNGSPIALGTEQTVIDTDQWTIEAVVNTGGKALNQWGTALLATGVSPIENSYPNGFQIWADNGTDNNSGNIKIKYGGSTQVFDNVKLLPGGTNDITISLTYNGTKYIATVSTDGNTSTKEITLGYKPNFTHLSSAISSEGTFSELEIYKTVTRNFLDESNSKLKYITVHKDNPMWSSNNGSLYNKAGNKLFLDLSAVNTPTEEVITIDNWSFNYETLGKNLILTNVVTSGNTTLTIPATVDINNVTYTIKALKENLFKDNTTLKHISIPASVVSLGSNSTTESYETLAKSDFPLTLTNPIVASDEWKVKAIVSTAGEYGSNWGTALLATGSEPVTTEDFTGGFQIWLNNGTNNSEGTIVHKYGSGTSKETFSDDIIVKNRFTDDIALEVSYSGGFYNVAVAALAKKLIKFRESSFDGFNILSTSITSAGKVSQLEISKFSFPTTPTSLSLASTLESITIDAENTKYYSLNGNLYDEEGTLLLARTSIWNGNESTDWTETSNWEAGVAPTELSSVIISANTSNVVTIPSGITIAKLTMKEGAKAIVNGSITVSGSINVEVSPVANRWYPVGFPFEISGVYHYGFEEGEELLIPYEASTGGDYWLKKYEEEEFKYTQNYSAGNGYIIQYPEYFSTATLPVIYTSTSNITLNVSSEATIVPSKDNSYELKANPTLNTITVKSENETYYYKYEANGNLFRRVENNATAEIAPFESVVVVKKASVLKSIISDGDLTNLEDVNISNDEVVRTQYFNLQGVEIKEPSDKKAGVIIVKQTMKSGIINTIKEIK
- a CDS encoding hypothetical protein (product_source=Hypo-rule applied; cleavage_site_network=SignalP-noTM; transmembrane_helix_parts=Inside_1_4,TMhelix_5_22,Outside_23_60,TMhelix_61_78,Inside_79_89) produces the protein MKKKFIIITVFSIVMSCQIFAQDIFREKTDNWTKREVATDRANLINANTNPTNGDPKVTPIGDAWLLVLGLAGIYTTIKIRKRGLLILK